One segment of Urocitellus parryii isolate mUroPar1 chromosome 5, mUroPar1.hap1, whole genome shotgun sequence DNA contains the following:
- the Clec7a gene encoding C-type lectin domain family 7 member A isoform X1, whose protein sequence is MEFRSDLENLDEDGYTQLDFTSRGITRRPVKGILGDQKASPPWRLIAMTISVICLITLVIAVVLGVLAFRRSNSGSDPLEKENFTLRNKENHSQPTKSSLEENVAPTKTLKTTGLFSSPCPPEWIIHEKSCYLFRMSLDSWQRSKIRCSQLGSHLLKIDSSSELVSNQKHSYPRKFTSQLWMDSCVHCL, encoded by the exons ATGGAATTTCGCTCTGATTTAGAAAATTTGGATGAAGATGGGTATACTCAATTAGACTTCACCTCTAGAGGCATCACCAGAAGACCTGTGAAAggtattttag GTGATCAGAAGGCTTCTCCTCCTTGGCGGCTGATTGCTATGACAATCAGTGTTATCTGCTTGATAACACTGGTGATAGCTGTAGTCCTGGGTGTCCTGG CATTTAGGAGATCCAATTCAGGCAGCGACCCATTGGAAAAAGAGAACTttacattaagaaataaagagaatcaCAGTCAACCCACAAAATCATCTTTAGAAGAGAATGTGGCTCCTACCAAGACTCTCAAAACCACAG GACTCTTTTCTAGCCCATGTCCCCCTGAGTGGATCATACATGAGAAGAGCTGTTATCTATTTAGAATGTCACTAGATTCCTGGCAAAGAAGTAAGATCCGATGCTCTCAGCTGGGCTCTCATCTCCTGAAGATAGACAGCTCAAGTGAATTG GTTTCAAATCAGAAGCACAGCTACCCAAGAAAATTTACTTCACAATTGTGGATGGATTCATGTGTCCACTGTTTATGA
- the Clec7a gene encoding C-type lectin domain family 7 member A isoform X2, translated as MEFRSDLENLDEDGYTQLDFTSRGITRRPVKGILGDQKASPPWRLIAMTISVICLITLVIAVVLGVLGLFSSPCPPEWIIHEKSCYLFRMSLDSWQRSKIRCSQLGSHLLKIDSSSELVSNQKHSYPRKFTSQLWMDSCVHCL; from the exons ATGGAATTTCGCTCTGATTTAGAAAATTTGGATGAAGATGGGTATACTCAATTAGACTTCACCTCTAGAGGCATCACCAGAAGACCTGTGAAAggtattttag GTGATCAGAAGGCTTCTCCTCCTTGGCGGCTGATTGCTATGACAATCAGTGTTATCTGCTTGATAACACTGGTGATAGCTGTAGTCCTGGGTGTCCTGG GACTCTTTTCTAGCCCATGTCCCCCTGAGTGGATCATACATGAGAAGAGCTGTTATCTATTTAGAATGTCACTAGATTCCTGGCAAAGAAGTAAGATCCGATGCTCTCAGCTGGGCTCTCATCTCCTGAAGATAGACAGCTCAAGTGAATTG GTTTCAAATCAGAAGCACAGCTACCCAAGAAAATTTACTTCACAATTGTGGATGGATTCATGTGTCCACTGTTTATGA